A stretch of Channa argus isolate prfri chromosome 16, Channa argus male v1.0, whole genome shotgun sequence DNA encodes these proteins:
- the kcnk17 gene encoding potassium channel subfamily K member 17, with product MGIKEVLSLARVPSILMLGVVYVTYVLIGGVVFWKLEGDLGAKDLSLLLLKKQKLLSTYTCLNQDGLQAVAQLVQDSAKVGLSLKSNNTAAGFWKFTSSAVFAATVVTTIGYGNQCPTSTAGQIFCVFFALFGIPLNVVVLNRVGKYMLVIERNISDFLQGRTKRRKCTRFFIHLVSYLSGTVLFFIAPMIVFQLEEGWTYSQAIYYCFITLSTIGFGDFVADSNPDKQYPDWYSVLMASWIFFGMAWVALLINHSIDILERLNTHFKQRWGEKQEQEAGSAEGDNPETQLEEEDEVKRPPATSSSSN from the exons ATGGGAATAAAGGAAGTGCTCAGTTTGGCCCGAGTGCCTTCCATCCTCATGCTTGGCGTCGTCTACGTGACTTACGTACTAATCGGTGGGGTGGTTTTCTGGAAGTTGGAAGGAGATCTCGGAGCGAAAGACCTCAGTCTTTTATTGTTGAAGAAGCAAAAGTTACTTTCAACATACACCTGTCTGAACCAAGATGGCCTGCAGGCAGTGGCTCAG ttggtTCAAGATTCAGCAAAAGTGGGCCTTAGtttgaaaagcaacaacactgcagcagGCTTCTGGAAATTCACCAGTTCAGCTGTGTTTGCTGCAACTGTGGTCACAACTATAG GGTACGGTAACCAGTGTCCCACCTCTACAGCGGGAcagattttttgtgtgttttttgcgCTATTTGGTATCCCGCTTAACGTGGTGGTGCTCAACAGAGTGGGCAAGTATATGCTTGTTATAGAGAGGAACATCTCTGACTTCCTCCAGGGGAGGACCAAGCGAAGG AAGTGTACCCGCTTTTTCATCCACCTGGTGTCTTACCTGTCTGGAACAGTTCTCTTCTTTATTGCGCCCATGATCGTGTTCCAGCTAGAAGAAGGCTGGACCTACTCACAGGCAATCTATTACTGCTTCATCACCTTAAGCACCATTGGCTTTGGAGATTTTGTTGCAG ACAGTAATCCAGACAAACAGTATCCAGATTGGTACAGCGTCCTCATGGCCTCGTGGATCTTCTTCGGCATGGCCTGGGTGGCCTTGCTTATCAACCACTCCATTGACATCTTGGAGCGGCTTAATACACACTTCAAACAGCGCTGGGGGGAAAAGCAGGAGCAAGAGGCTGGCAGTGCAGAGGGTGACAACCCTGAGACTCAAttggaggaggaagatgaggtcAAAAGACCTCCAGCAACCTCGTCATCTTCAAACTAA
- the LOC137101061 gene encoding potassium channel subfamily K member 16-like isoform X2, whose amino-acid sequence MARFQLIQVKMSWIALFALVHFTYMLLGATIFQILEREAESNNRNHFQLEKLNFLANYTCLDRPALEKFVQVILDAWEKGVNPSGNSTNPSNWDFSSSFFFAGTVVTTIGYGNLSPSTVSGQVFCVFYALCGIPLNLAFLKHLGKCLTIHLGQLQWGMVSTVPHKQIVEVMAVSLFIITGSLLFLVIPPLLFSYVEGWTFGEGFYFAFITLSTIGFGDYVVGIWIVFALAWLSLILNIGANVMEHVVVLTHADIKKQEEEEDV is encoded by the exons ATGGCGAGGTTCCAGCTGATCCAGGTCAAAATGAGCTGGATTGCACTTTTCGCTCTGGTCCACTTCACATACATGCTTCTTGGGGCCACAATCTTCCAGATACTGGAGCGAGAAGCTGAGAGCAACAACCGCAACCACTTTCAACTGGAGAAGTTGAATTTCTTGGCTAATTATACCTGCCTGGACAGACCTGCTTTGGAGAAGTTTGTTCAG gTGATTTTGGATGCCTGGGAAAAGGGAGTGAATCCTTCAGGCAACTCAACCAACCCCAGTAACTGGGATTTTAGCAGCTCCTTCTTTTTTGCAGGAACAGTAGTCACAACTATAG GTTATGGAAACCTGTCCCCCAGCACTGTGTCGGGCCaagtcttttgtgtgttttacgcACTCTGTGGGATCCCACTAAATCTCGCCTTCCTCAAACATCTGGGGAAGTGTCTCACCATCCACCTGGGTCAACTACAGTGGGGTATGGTCTCAACTGTTCCACACAAG caaaTAGTTGAAGTTATGGCAGTGAGTTTGTTCATCATCACTGGCAGCCTGCTTTTTCTGGTCATCCCTCCTCTGCTGTTCAGTTATGTGGAAGGTTGGACATTTGGCGAGGGCTTCTATTTCGCCTTCATTACCCTCAGCACCATTGGTTTTGGAGATTATGTTGTAG GCATATGGATCGTCTTTGCCCTTGCCTGGCTTTCTCTTATCCTCAACATCGGTGCCAATGTAATGGAGCATGTAGTTGTCCTGACCCACGCAGACATTAAGAaacaagaagaggaagaagacgTGTGA
- the LOC137101061 gene encoding potassium channel subfamily K member 16-like isoform X1: MARFQLIQVKMSWIALFALVHFTYMLLGATIFQILEREAESNNRNHFQLEKLNFLANYTCLDRPALEKFVQVILDAWEKGVNPSGNSTNPSNWDFSSSFFFAGTVVTTIGYGNLSPSTVSGQVFCVFYALCGIPLNLAFLKHLGKCLTIHLGQLQWGMVSTVPHKQIVEVMAVSLFIITGSLLFLVIPPLLFSYVEGWTFGEGFYFAFITLSTIGFGDYVVGTDPGKDYISLYRCLAGIWIVFALAWLSLILNIGANVMEHVVVLTHADIKKQEEEEDV, encoded by the exons ATGGCGAGGTTCCAGCTGATCCAGGTCAAAATGAGCTGGATTGCACTTTTCGCTCTGGTCCACTTCACATACATGCTTCTTGGGGCCACAATCTTCCAGATACTGGAGCGAGAAGCTGAGAGCAACAACCGCAACCACTTTCAACTGGAGAAGTTGAATTTCTTGGCTAATTATACCTGCCTGGACAGACCTGCTTTGGAGAAGTTTGTTCAG gTGATTTTGGATGCCTGGGAAAAGGGAGTGAATCCTTCAGGCAACTCAACCAACCCCAGTAACTGGGATTTTAGCAGCTCCTTCTTTTTTGCAGGAACAGTAGTCACAACTATAG GTTATGGAAACCTGTCCCCCAGCACTGTGTCGGGCCaagtcttttgtgtgttttacgcACTCTGTGGGATCCCACTAAATCTCGCCTTCCTCAAACATCTGGGGAAGTGTCTCACCATCCACCTGGGTCAACTACAGTGGGGTATGGTCTCAACTGTTCCACACAAG caaaTAGTTGAAGTTATGGCAGTGAGTTTGTTCATCATCACTGGCAGCCTGCTTTTTCTGGTCATCCCTCCTCTGCTGTTCAGTTATGTGGAAGGTTGGACATTTGGCGAGGGCTTCTATTTCGCCTTCATTACCCTCAGCACCATTGGTTTTGGAGATTATGTTGTAG GGACTGACCCGGGCAAGGATTACATCTCTCTGTACCGTTGCCTTGCAGGCATATGGATCGTCTTTGCCCTTGCCTGGCTTTCTCTTATCCTCAACATCGGTGCCAATGTAATGGAGCATGTAGTTGTCCTGACCCACGCAGACATTAAGAaacaagaagaggaagaagacgTGTGA